Genomic window (Pongo abelii isolate AG06213 chromosome 4, NHGRI_mPonAbe1-v2.0_pri, whole genome shotgun sequence):
CAAATCAACTGGCCCAGCCAGGATACCTCTTTGATGATACAGGTGATACAGGTCTAAGCCTCCCTTCTTCCACAGGAGAAGGTAGGTGGCCCAGAGGCTGCCCAGAGGTAGGGGATCTGCCACAGCAGCCACCCTCCTGGGAGGttccctttcttctccttggTGAACTCCCTCCAACACACACCTTCCCAGGAAAGCACCCTTTGTCTTGCATGGGAAGGGGATCCCACCATACCAAAACCCAGCCAAAGAAGCCTTTTGTTCCTTAAGGGATAaattatcaaaacaaaaacaagcaaaaagacaCACAAATAGTCACCCCCTAAATTCTGTTAAGAATGAGACAATGCGGCCACTCACTCCTGGCTCAGGCACCAGCAGAAGGAGGACAGCCTCCAGAGACTGCAGAAGAAGGGGGAGGACTCCTCCTTGCCCTGGCTGCACCTCCACCACTGTCACTGAGGCCTGCGGTACAGAATCAGCAGCTTCCTACAcaccccaggccaggccaggccccaaagagctcctaCTCCCCCTTCCCGGCCCCCAGACTTGCTGCTGCTACCACTATTAGTGCCGACGCCAACACAACCAGTGCTGCTGTCACCTTCCATGCACCCGCCCACCCTCCAGGGCTCCTTCCACCTGGCCTCCACGGGCGCCCTCCTACCATTCCTGTCGAGCGGCAGTCTCCATCGCCGTCGCTGCCGCAACCACAGGAGGTGAGCCACAGAGCCACGCCGTCTACAGGCTCCAACCTCCAGCTCACCACAGGTGACTCCTACTTCACCACCCTGGCTTGGAGCAGTTGGAGAGGAAAAGCCAGAAAAACCTACAACAGGATGCAGAAAGTGGTAGTGTTAAAGCCTCGCCTTGTCATGCTGGCCACTGGGTGGCAGCGGCCAGTTTCAGCAAAGGCATTCACACTCACCCGCCAAAGTCCAGCCTCTCCTCCTGGCCCAAGCTGGCCTCCTGACCTGGGGTGGGGACTGGAGACACCACAGTGCCCGGCGCTCCCTGGGGAACAGGAACAGCAGAAACTCACACTCAGCCAGTCCTCCCCACCCAAGTACTGATTCCCATTCCTGACTCCTCCACCCACAGGGCCCTGAGCCCCCGTGGTGCCCACTACTCCTGCTCCATGCCTGGGGGTCCCAGATGGTCTCCACAACACAGAGCGAGAGGGCAAGGGCTGGGGAACCACAGTGGGTGTGGGGGCCCTGCCATGCTTAGAGGATTGGCACAAAAACTCTGTGCGCCCGCCACGCTCCCACACGAGCAGGAGAAGTTCTCCCTCTAGAGCCCTGAGTCTGAGAAAAGGAGAAGGGCCCCTTCCTCGGAGGCCACCGTTGTCCCGGCCACCTCCACAACCTGCCACTGGCAGCAGCAGTGCAGACCCCGATAGCGCCCCTAACCTGGCCCCCGCTGCCGGCAATGCAGCCCCCGGATTGCACCCACAACACACCCAGAGACTACCATAGTAGACAGTGTAACCCCGATAGTGCCCCCAAACCACCACTCTGCCCCCAGCAGTGTAGCATTTGATGGTGTCCACAGCCCGTCCGCACTACCGGCATTGCAGCACCTGATAGCGCCCCAAACCAGCCCCCCACCAGGGCCGCAGGCAGCACAGCCCTGGATAGCGCCCCCAACCTGCTCCCGTTGCGGGCAGTGAACCCCCGGGAGAGTGCACCCAACcaaaccccccaccccacctttccccttcccccttcccccacaggCAGTGCAGCATTTGACAGCTCCCCTAAACCTCCCCCGACTGGCAGCCGGCATTGTTGCTGGCATTGTAGCCCAGGATAGCACACCCAACCCACCCCCTGCCTCCGGCAGTGCAGCAAATGACACCCCTAACCTGCCCCCATGAGCCGCTGGCTGTGCACAATAGCGCACACAACCTGCCTCCAACCCCTCGACCTTGGGTAGTGTAGGCCCTGCTAACTCAGCcaacctgcccccacccccacagcaaTGCAATGCCAGATAGCGCCCCCCACCAGCACCCCCCCTTCTCTGGCGGCAGGCAGCGCAGCCTCAACAGCTCACCAAAtacgcccccccacccccctgcaGGAGGGCAGTGCAGCCGCAAAGAGTGCACATACCCAGCAACCTTTCTACCACTCTAACAGACCTGCAGTCTTGGTCGCCACCACCAACCGCAGCCAGAGGAGCCTCGGTGGCTGAGGCTCCAGCCTCCAGCGTGGGGCAGGGGGCCCCCCTTCTTCTAGACCTCTAGCCAGTCAAGAGCAGCTTCCGCTGCTATCCTCTCTTCTACCGCTCTGGCCCTGCTGCCTGCCGTCTCTGTCACCACTGCCAACCTTAGCGAGGCGAGCCACAGTGCTGCAGGCTCCAGCATCCAGCTCCCCCTTCTCTTGATCTGCTAAGCTGGGAACAGAGTAGCTCCGCCGGCCGATATAGTAAAGCCTAGGAGGGCgtgaggcctcctcagcatgCACATGGGGTTATGCACAAGGATTCTGAACTACATGTTCTGATTGGATGAGAGAAAACCTCTAGGCCTTCTGTGATTGGACTTTATTTTCATATGCTGATTGGTTGTCCTAAGACTTGCTGTCATCCAATCAGAACATGATAACAAAGTCCAATCAGAGTAGGCCTCTGCGTTTTCTCTTACCCAATCCTGGAACATGTAGTCCAGGAACCTCATATGTATAACCTCAGTGTATAAATGGTACCGAAGGGGAGTCAAGCCGTTCTAGGCTCATTCGTGTCTGTACGATGGGCTGCCCCGTTCCCGGCTTAGAGGACCAGGACAAGGGCTAGCCACCGCCGCATGCTGGAGGCTGTGGCTGCGGCACCGCAGCTCGCCTCGCTGCAGTTGGTGGCAGCGACGGAGACTACAGTGTGGCTGGAGCGGTAGGAAGGGGAAAATAGTTTTGGGGTAGATGGAGGGGTAAAGAGGGCGGTTAGTGCCAAAGGGAAAAGAGGATGGCGAGCAGGAGAAGGCGTTGCAAAAAGACAGTGAGGAAAAGATGGTGGGGAAAAAATGTTGGGGGTAGGTGGAGGGGGAAAAACAGGGTGGTGAACAAGAGGGAGAGAAGGTTTTGTGGAAAGACGGTGGGGAAAAAGTTTTTGGGTAGATGGAAGGGGGAAAGAGAGGGTGGTGGGGGGGAACAGGGGTGAACAGGAGGGAGGAAAGTTTGCAAAAATACagttgggaaaaaaagaaagggaaagaagagggTGGGTAAAAAGATTTTGAGTAGATGGAGCCGGGGAAAAGGGGTGGCAAGTGGGAGGAGAAAAGAGGGtgcagagagggagggggaggagagagtggcgagcaggagggagagaaggttTTGTGAAAAGGCAGTGAGGAGAGAAGCTTTTAGGTAGATGGAGGGGAAAAGAGGGTGGTAAGCGGGAGAAGGATAAAGAGGGTGGCAAGCGGGGAGAAAAGGTTTTGCGAAAAAACCGGTGGGCAGAAAAGAAAGTGCAGAAAGAAAACACGGTGGATAGAGAGTGGGTAGATGGAGGGGGAAAAGAGGGTGGccagggggagtggggagagttGGGAAAAAGATGATGGGGAAAATAGTTTGGGGTAGATGGAGGGCAAAAAGAGGGTGGCAAGCAGGATAGAGGAAAGAAGAGGGTGAGCGGGAAGCGGGGAAGGCTTCGTGAAAAGACGGTGGGGGGAAAATTGCGGAGGTAGATGGGTAAACGAGGGTGGTGAGAAGGCGTAGGGAGGTGGCTTTGCAAAAAGATGACTGGGAAATGTTTTTGGGTagatggagaagggaaagaggatggcaaggagaaagggagaaaaagacgATGGGGAAACAGTTTTTGGGTAaatggagggggaaggagggtggCGAGCAGCAGGAGTGGAGAGAAGGCTTTGGGAAGAGATGGGGGAAAATGTATTTGGGGAGATGGAGGAACAAAAGAGGGTAATGAGAGCGGGAGGGGCAAAAAAGGGTGgccagggagagggagaaaagacGGTGGGGAAAAGTTTTTGGGTAGATGGGTGGGGAAAACGGTAGTGAGCGGGTGAATAGAGAAGGCTTTGCGAAAAGATATTGCGGGGGGGAAAGTTTTGGGGTagatggaggaagaaaaagggtAGCGAAAGAGAGAGAGCCAAAGGTGGTCGGGAAAAAAAGATGGGGAAATAATGGTGGGGGACAAAGGTTTTGGGTAgatctttttctgatttttaaatcagattatttgtatttttgcttttgagtagcttcagttctttatatgttttgtGTATTAACCCCTTGCctgatgtatagtttgcaaatacttccATTGACTGGTTTGTTTCTTCATTCTAttgattgcttcctctgctttgcagaagcttttaagtttaatgtaattgcatttctctattttggcttttgttgcttgtgcttttgatgtctgtTTCAAAATCCCTTGTCCTAACCAATTCCATGAAGCATTTATCCTATGTTTTATTCTCTAGTGGTTCCATAGTTTCAGGTTCTACATGTCAATctttgagtagatttttgtatatggtaagataAAGGTCTAAATTTATTCTCGTACATGTGGGTGTTGTGTTTTCCTAGCGTTTACTGAAGAGATTGCCCTTCCCGAAGgtgtgttcttggtgcctttgttaaaaatgagttgactgtaaatgcgtgaatttatttctgagttctctatacTGTTTCATTTGTCTTTGTCTCTGTCATTCgtctatgtctgtctgtctgtctctgtctctccttgcCCCTTTTtggccagtaccatgctattttggtagTAAACCAGGTATTgtgttgcctccagcttttttctttttattcaagatTCTTTTATCTGaggtattttgcatttccatgtgaattttagaatttttttttctatttctatgaagaatgtgtTTTGTAATTTAACGTGGATTGCATTGATTCTGTAGATCACATTGGGTGATACAGATATTTTACCAATATTCTTCTAGTGCTTGGACATGGGATATCTGTCCATTTACATGTGTCTGCTTTAATATATTTCatctatgttttataattttgttgtgGGATCTTTAACCTTTTTGCTTATCTCTAGGTATTTTTTTGGTGGTAGCAGTAATGAAATAGCTTTCTTGATTTCTAAGTCTTAGGTGTTTCACTCTTGGCACATGCGTGTGctactcatttttgtatattgatagtGTGTCTTGTAACTTcactacatttatttattgtttctattaggtttttttgtataatctctaGGGTTCTCTCTATGTGTAAAAGATCATGTCacttgcaaacagagacaatttgaattccttttttcCCATTTGGATGCCGTTTATTGCATTCTCCTGTCTAATTGCTGTAGCtcagacttccagtactatgatgaataaaagtggtaaaagtagcCACacttgggccgggcgcagtggctcacgcctgtaatcccagcactttgggaggccgaggcaggcggatcacgaggtcaggagatcgagaccatcctggctaacagagtgaaaccccgtctgtactaaaaacacaaaaaaaaaaattagctgggcatggtggcaggcacctgtagtcccacctactcaggaggctgaggcaggagaatgacgtgaacccgggaggtggagcttgcagtgagctgagatcgcgccactgcacttcagcctgggtgacaagagcaagactccatctcaaaaaaaaaaaaaaaaaaagtagccacacttgttccagatcttagaggaagagCTTTTAACTTTTTCCCATTgtttatgatgttagctgtgtttTTGTCATATATGCCCTTTATTGTGCTATGTTTTTTTCTGTActcattttgttgaatttttattatgaaggaatgttgaatttttttcagcatctactgaaatgattatatggttttttcTTGATTCACTGAATGTGGTGtagcacatttatttatttctgtttattgaaTCATCCTCATattcctgggatgaatcccacttgatcatggcagatgatctttttattgtcttgtcaaatgcatttttcaagtattttgctgaggattttttgcatctgtgttcatcaggagTATTtccctgtggttttctttttgtgttgtgttttgGTCTGCTTTTTGTACCAAGGTAATTCTGGCCTCATAGAacaagtttggaagtattccttcttcATTCTTTGGGGGAATGTTTTGAGTAAAATTGGTATTAGCTCTTCTAAAAACATTTGGTTGAATTCAGCAGTAAAACCATAATTCTTGTGGGTTTCTTTGacgggagactttttattactgttttaattgcattactcattattggtctgttcaggtttcttatttttctatcattttatccACACCAGCCCAGGGATGCAGGGGAGGCCCCAGCAAGTGGCCACACCAGCTGCTGCCCTTCTCCCCTGGCCATTGATACGTCTGGTTCACCTCAGCATCCCTAGGTGTTACGAGGAGGGCAGAGTGTAGCCAGCCCTGGCCTGGGAATGCACCAACACAGGGTCCTTGGTGAGTCCAGAGCTGGGGCTGCAGCTAGAACTTCAGGGCAAGAGAGACCCCATGCCCCTCACTTCCTGGTCCCAGTCCTGAGGTTCCAGGAGTGGGATCAGAGTGGGCACCCATGAGAAGCTGGTGGCATGGGAGGGCTGTGCGTTCTGCTGAGGCACCCTGTCCCCTCTGCTGTGCTGTCTGACAGGCCCCTGTCTCTCTTGTTGCTCCCGGGTGATAGCTGTGGTCATGGACATGTTCACCGATGTGGACATCTTCAAAGACCTGCTAGACGCCGGCTTCAAGAGGAAAGCAGCTTTGTACATCATCATGGACAAGAGTAAAGTCAAGTACGTTCTGCATATGTTTGAGCGGACCCGCATGCACCTGGGGCGCCTAAAGGTGAGCAGGCTCCTCACTTGCCTACGTGGCCAGATGGCAGGGGTCATTCAGTTTGTCAAACACCTCGAGTACCTGCCTGCTCTGGATGGAGTGCTGTGCCAGGCACTCAGAGTCCAGTAATCCTAGAGCCTCTGCTTGAATTCCCTGAGGGACAGGATACTCGCTATGTCTGATGGGACAGAGATAAGATAAACATTGATGAGGTGCTTGCTGACCAGGTGCCGGAGCTCATGCCAAGTGCTGCATCGTATGTTATTTCAGAGCAGCCCATGCCACATTGGTTACTTGTCCGCTTGCATACCTCTGGTCATAGTGTGCTCACTACGTCCTCAGGTAGCTCGTGGCCTATCTGGAGAGCTTCAGTTCCCAGGAAGTCTTTCTTGAGTTAAGCCAAAACCTGTCTCCTTAGAATATTCATTTACTGGTTTTAGGATCTGGCTCAGACAGAAGCAGCTCTCCCTCAGGCTGAGGCCAGGGAAGGCTTCTTTGATGTCTGCACAGTTGAAGTGAGTTTGAGGCACATGAGCAGAGTAGAACCTTTAGGGTGGGGAGAAACCACGGAACAGAGGTGGATCAGAGACGGCTGCCAGTGGGGTCaaggtgggctgcaggtccccagcaCTGCTTTACTGTGTGTCCCTGGGCATTTCACCTCTGCTTTCTGGGCTATACAAGATCTCATTGCTCCAACTCTCTTATTCCCAGTCACCCTGGCATttggtgtctggcttttttttttcttttgtttttttgagaccgagtcttgctctgtcacctaggttggagtgcagtggtgcgatctcggctcactgcaacctctgcctcctgggttcaagcaattctcctgcctcagcctcccaagcagctgggactacaggcgcgcaccactacgcccaactactttttgtattttctgtagatacggggtttcaccatattggccaggctggtctcgaactccggacctcgtgatccacccgcctcggcctcccaaagtgctgggattacaagcgtgaaccaccgcacccagctagtgtctggctaatttttttgtatttttagtagacacaagagtttcaccatgttgggcaggctggtttcgaactcctgaccttgtgatccatccgcctcggtctccgaaagtgctgggattacaggtgtgagtcaccgtgcccagccaataaaagccagttttaaaactgaaaaaacagCTTTGAAATTGAGGGCTGCATTTTTAGAGAGAATATTTTTCAGCATGTGCAATCTAACATAGTAGCACTGTACCCCTCACTTAAACAGACTATCTTTTATAACgaatgattttgttttaaaatgtgagtaacAGCACACCAGGGGCTGTGACAGCATGATCGCTTCTGTTAACATCCCTTTCTAATACCGTAGTCCCATGTAAGGTGCATTTGGCTTTCACGGTTTCACTTACCTACAGGCAATcctggtctgaaaatattaaatgaaaaatccaCAGATAAACAACTGACAAGTTTTAACTTGCTGTGCTGTTCCAAGTAGTGTGGTGGGAGCTCCTGATATCCCCCTCTTACTCAGGCCCACCCAGGATATGAATCATCTCTTTGCCCACAACATCTACCTGTCTACCTTCCCACTTGTTAGCCACTTAGCAGCTCTCTGGGTCATCAAATCCACTGTTGAGATATCACGGTGTTTGTGTTCAAAGAAATCTTGTTTTACttaatggccccaaagtgcaaaAGTACTGATGCTGGCAATTCAaaaatgccaaagagaagccataaagtgttccttttaagtgaaaaggtgaaagttaatCATAGGGCCTGCATGTGTAGAAACCAAGATAATCTATATTGGATTtagtactatctgtggtttcaggcatccactgaagATCTTGAAATGTATCCCCTATGGATAAAGGAGGACTACTGTATTCCCAATGGATTTTGCAAGAAGAAAATTAatcattcacaaaatattttaaccttAGAATTCAAATAAATGTGTGTATTCTCTACAAGTTAAACATAAATATTGTAATAACCTATGGccactttttcttatttctatgccATTTAAGTAATGGCTGGTATTGATTTGCTGAGGTTCAAATTTTGAATTCTAGTTTTTCTTAAACATGACTTACATTAATGAGAATATGTTCAACTCCGGTGTGCTTTATCAGTCAAAAACACAAATTGATTATGCagagaatattattttcttttttgagacagagtctccctctgttgccctggctggagtgcagtggcacaatcttggctcactgcaaactccacctcccaggttcaagcaattctactgcctcagcctcccaagtagctgggattacgggcatgccccacaatgcctggctaacttttctatttttataaaatctaaaacCTGGGACCTGGTATAAGGCCTGGGTATCCACCCGGGGCTTGATTTTAGCAGGGGCCTGAAGTTCTTCTAGCACCTGGTGTCCACCTGAGGCCTGGGTGTCAGCTTGGGACCACATGTCCAGCTGGGGCCTGAGTGTTTCTCAGTGCCTGAGGACTTCCTGGGCCCGGATGTCCACGTGGGACCTAGATGTGCACCTGGGGTCTAATGTTCACCAGGAGCCAAGGTATCCACCTGGGGCCTGTGTCCACCCAGGGCCTGATGTCCATTTGGAGTCAAGTGTCCACCTGAGGCCCCATGTCCACCTGGGGTCCAGGTGTCCTTCAGGAGCCTAGTTTTGACCTGGGGTCTCAGTGAACACTTGGGGCCTGATGTCCACCAGGTTCCTAGGTATCCTCCTGAGGCCTGGTGTGCTTCTGGGGCCTGGTTTCGGCCTGGTTTCTACCTGGGATATGGGTATCCACCTGGTTACTGTTGTTTACCTAAGACCTCGTGTCCACCTTGGACCTCTTGATCCTCTGGGGCCTTGTGTCCACCTGTGCCCTGGGTGTCAGCTTGGTACCTGATAGCCACTTGGGGTCTCCATAGCCACCTGGGGCCTGGTGGTCCCTTGAAGCCTGGAGCCCTGGGTATAGGTATCCACCTGGGTCCTGGGTGTCCACTTGGGGCCACTTGTCCAGCTCTGGTCTGAGTGTCCCCATGGGGCCTGATCCGCACCAGGGGCCTAGGCATTTACTTGATGCCTGGTGTCCATATGGAGCGTGCTGTCCCATGAGGATTGATACTCAGATGGGGCCTGGTATCCACTTCGGGCCTATTGTACTCCTGAAGTCTGATACCCATCCTGTGCCTGCTGCCTACATACGGCCTCATATTCCCCTTGAGCCTGGATGTCCACCTGAATCCTTGGTATCCTCTGTGGGATGGCTGTCCACCTGTGACTTTGTGTCCAGCTATGGCCTGGGTGTGAGCCTGGTGCTTGATGGACACCTTGAGTCTGTGTGCACCTGGGGCCTTATGTCTATCTGGGAACTAGTGTCTACTTGGAGCCTGATGTCTACATAGGGACTGTGTATTTATCTCGGGCCCGATGTCCATCTGGAATCAGATGTTCCCCTGGGGTCAGGGTGTCCATCTGGGGCATAATTTTCACCAGGGGCCTGGTGTTCACCAGGAGCCTCAGCATCCACCTGTGGCCTGGTGTCCACTTGGGGCCCTCTGTTCACCTTGGCCCTGATACTTACCTGGGGCCTGGACATCCACTTGGAGCCTGGGGTTCAAGTGGTGCCTGGTGTTCCACCAAGATGCCTGATGTCCGTCTGTGGCCAGGTTTCCACCTGGGGCCTGGTACGTACCTGGGGCCTTgtgtccacctggggcctggtATTTACCTGAGGCCTGGGCGTTCACCCGGGGCCTGATGTCTAGCTGGGGCCTGGTATCCACCTGGGGCCTCCATGCCAAACTGCGACCTGATGTCCAGCTGAGGCCTGATGTCCATGCAGGAACTGGAGTCCCTCTGGGACCTGTTGTCCACCCGGGGCCTGGTGTCAACCTGGTGCCTGATGTCCAATGTCCACTTTGAGTCCAG
Coding sequences:
- the LOC129056821 gene encoding protein FAM83G codes for the protein MHQHRVLAVVMDMFTDVDIFKDLLDAGFKRKAALYIIMDKSKVKYVLHMFERTRMHLGRLKASTEDLEMYPLWIKEDYCIPNGFCKKKINHSQNILTLEFK